One genomic region from Terriglobales bacterium encodes:
- a CDS encoding Gfo/Idh/MocA family oxidoreductase → MSPQKKLRVAVVGVGAFGRNHARVYHELAQQADANVELAGVVDADFARARELAQQFGTKAFGSVADLKGAVDAATVAVPTVAHLEVATQLMRDGIDVLIEKPIAPSLPEADELIKLARQHQRIAQAGHLERFNPAVRATARLITKPMFFEVHRLSVFTPRALDVDVVLDLMIHDLDIVLSFVDSPVKEVRAVGLPILSDKVDIANVRMEFDSGCVANFTASRVSTERIRKLRFFQPHQYVSLDYTRQDVVVFTVADGTPSPSAPGLAELDAAHPSGPEIRPFKPEIAHEEPLHAELRAFLHAVRTRTEPVVSLGDGRRALALALDILGAIRDHSRRVGL, encoded by the coding sequence TTGTCTCCGCAAAAGAAGCTGCGCGTAGCCGTGGTCGGCGTGGGCGCCTTCGGGCGCAACCACGCGCGCGTCTACCATGAGCTCGCGCAGCAGGCCGACGCCAACGTCGAGCTCGCCGGCGTCGTCGATGCCGACTTCGCCCGCGCCCGGGAGCTGGCGCAGCAGTTCGGTACGAAGGCCTTCGGCTCCGTCGCCGACCTCAAGGGCGCGGTCGACGCCGCCACCGTCGCCGTCCCCACCGTCGCGCACCTCGAGGTCGCGACCCAGCTCATGCGCGACGGCATCGACGTCCTCATCGAGAAGCCCATCGCCCCCTCGCTCCCCGAAGCCGACGAGCTCATCAAGCTCGCGCGCCAGCACCAGCGCATCGCGCAGGCCGGCCACCTCGAGCGCTTCAACCCCGCCGTCCGCGCCACCGCCCGCCTCATCACCAAGCCCATGTTCTTCGAGGTCCACCGGCTCTCGGTCTTCACCCCGCGCGCCCTCGACGTCGACGTCGTCCTCGACCTCATGATCCACGACCTCGACATCGTCCTCTCCTTCGTCGACTCGCCCGTCAAGGAAGTGCGCGCCGTCGGCCTGCCCATCCTCTCCGACAAGGTGGACATCGCCAACGTCCGCATGGAGTTCGATTCCGGCTGCGTCGCCAACTTCACCGCCAGCCGCGTCTCCACCGAGCGCATCCGCAAGCTGCGCTTCTTCCAGCCGCACCAGTACGTCTCGCTCGACTACACCCGGCAGGACGTCGTCGTCTTCACCGTCGCCGACGGCACGCCCTCGCCCTCCGCTCCCGGACTCGCCGAGCTCGACGCCGCGCACCCGTCCGGCCCCGAGATCCGCCCCTTCAAGCCCGAGATCGCGCACGAAGAGCCGCTGCACGCCGAGCTACGCGCCTTCCTCCACGCCGTTCGCACGCGCACCGAGCCGGTCGTCTCGCTCGGCGACGGCCGTCGCGCCCTCGCCCTCGCCCTCGACATCCTCGGCGCCATCCGCGACCACTCCCGCCGCGTCGGACTCTAG